A single region of the Eriocheir sinensis breed Jianghai 21 chromosome 53, ASM2467909v1, whole genome shotgun sequence genome encodes:
- the LOC126983142 gene encoding uncharacterized protein LOC126983142: MGEFSGINAEDIQSAALVVRAVRPLASTFGTLLVVYSALCFRDPLAAAVARLEELTQATQELKKLFGFGGGANQALEQTVAGSLMEVFEYSDSFDDTYYPNDESDLEECLAMPNIHPPPMCKTRNTYPLWPRKPSSPNPVLDSYRVPHRLQSPRGT; encoded by the exons GAGGACATCCAGTCGGCGGCACTTGTGGTGAGGGCCGTGAGGCCCCTTGCATCCACGTTCGGGACGTTGCTGGTGGTGTACTCCGCCCTCTGCTTCAG GGACCcattggcggcggcggtggcgcgGCTGGAGGAGCTTACGCAGGCAACGCAGGAGCTCAAGAAACTCTTCGGCTtcg gcgGGGGTGCGAATCAGGCATTAGAACAAACAGTCGCTGGATCGCTTATGGAAGTCTTCGAGTACAGCGACTCCTTCGACGACACCTACTACCCCAACGACGAGTCTGACCTGGAGGAATGCCTGGCTATGCCCAATATCCACCCCCCGccg ATGTGCAAGACGAGGAACACATACCCCCTTTGGCCCCGCAAACCCTCCTCCCCGAATCCCGTCCTTGATAGCTATCGAGTCCCCCACCGCCTTCAGTCTCCTCGTGGAACGTAA